Part of the Thermococcus sp. 18S1 genome, TTTTCCGTTCTTTTCAATAACAATAAGGTCTTCATTCCTCTCCACAACCCAGCTCTCGCTCACGAGGATCCTGTGATCCAGGAGTTTTATGAGCCTGCTGAGGTGGTTGAAGTCAAATATCATGCCGTTCTCATTAACGTCGCCCCATATCTCGACGTCAACGTTGTACGTGTGGCCGTGAATTCTGAGGCACTTGCTCTCATATGGGAGTGCAAGAAAGTGGGAGCTGTCAAAGTCCTTGTGCCAGCCTATCTTCCTCTCGATCACATGGAAACCCATATCTCTCACCACTAGGGGGTTCGCGGGAGGAGTTATAACCCTTACTGGGCAGAAAGCCTATAAACCCCAAGCATCAATGGGTTTTGATGGCCATGCCGAGGGGAATGGGAGGCGGTCGAGGCCGCGGAAGGGGAAGAAGAAGGAAAATGAGAATGATAGGCTTCGTCCCGGAGGTTAGACATTTTTATCCTGCATTGCCCCCCATGGGCCAGCCCAAACCGCCGATTTTCATGACATACGAGGAATTCGAGGCCCTTAGGCTGGTGGATCACGAGGGACTGACCCAGGAGGAGGCCGGAAAAAGAATGGGGGTTTCTAGGGGCACGGTGTGGAGGGCACTGAGCTCGGCCAGAAAAAAAGTTGCTCAGATGCTGGTTGAGGGAAGGGAACTCATAATTTTACCCCAAGGAAACGAGATTCCAAAAACTCCCAGTGAGGAAGAGCTATAATCGGTTATATTCTTGAAAGCACCTGCTATTGGTGAATATCTGTCAATCTAACTGTTCTCTGGCCGATTTGAAATTTTAGGTTGCCCTAATTCATGGTCCCATTTATCTCTCAAAGTTTTCAGTGAATTTTTACTATAATAAAAAGTTAGAATATGAAGTTTGAATTTTTCATTGAAATTACTAAAATAAAAAGCCTAAAAAATCATAAAGACTAATTACCAATAAATGACACTAAAGAAAGATTTTAAAAATAGATTTAATAGTAGTAAAAAATCCAAAAAATTTACGATGTCTATTCGGAAAAATTGGCAAAATGAATATATCTGGGCATGAGAAGTGCAGTGAACCCATTAAAAACGAATGGAAAATCTATAATAAGCGCCATGATGGGAAGTCCCGCTGCAGCCAGAACACGAAAACCTGCAAGGATGGCTATTTTCTCGTCAGCTTCAAGCGTTATTGCTGTTATTGAACAAGCTCGGAGCGACAGTCTGAGAGTAGCCATCATTCTCCACTAGGGCCCCAGAATCTCTTGCTGTCATGTCATTGCAGCTGTATTTTCTCTTGGCCTCTCCTAGTTTAAGGTAATTATCTACTTTATTAGAGGGCGGGTACTTCTTTCTTTAAGGCTCTTAACGTCCGCAGCGGATCATCTAACGGATCTTTGTTTGAGCAGGTACCGAAGTGTGAGATTAGAGCAAACGCAACCCTATCAGATACAAGCGAGCGAGTTGAATATCGCAAGGTCCAGCAGAAAACACAACTATTATACAGCGAGGCATCGCCTGTAAATCGAAGCTCGCACGCACTTTATAATGTATGTTAATGTACCCTAATTTTGGATATAATGTGCCTTATATCCAAAACTTGTGGACATATAAGAACATTAAGAAGGGCAGAAACAGAGGGGCCGAGGGACAAAACTGCAGAGGGGCATCATTACATACCCCAAGTTTTATGAGTTGTAGGTTCTGCTACCCATCACCAGCCCGTCCGTAGATTCCACGGCAAATTAAGTGATCCACCTATGAGATGTCGTGTGAGCGTCAGGATCATCAACTTGTACCGACTCATCGGGGAGGTTTCACTGGCATAACTACAAATGCAACTACCAGCGCATGGGGCATGATTGAACAACACAAACTAAACGGCACAATAGCAGCAACTAATTACCCCAGCCAACTGATGGTGGGGGCACAACTATGGACACCTTCTCCGAATTGAGGATTTTATCGGTAAGGTCAGCTTCTAAAGACCAAAAATTGGTTACAATTAAAGGTAGTGTCAATCCAGCCGTGAGGGCTACTGCCACTGTCTCCGAGTCCACGGGCAGGGACAAACTCAACCGTCGGTATATGGCAGCCACACATTTATCCTACACAAAATAATTGAATAAATTACAATAGAAAAGAGTCAAAAATCTAAATTTTTTAACATTTTGATAAGTAATTTTGAACCAAATAATCAACGAATTAACTACACAATACACCATAAATGCAAATAGCAATCTAAATTAAGAACACAAAAATTACTATAGCTAAACGTGATAATTCGCCCAAAAATTTGAGAG contains:
- a CDS encoding 6-carboxytetrahydropterin synthase — translated: MGFHVIERKIGWHKDFDSSHFLALPYESKCLRIHGHTYNVDVEIWGDVNENGMIFDFNHLSRLIKLLDHRILVSESWVVERNEDLIVIEKNGKHLELPADEAVILDKPNVTAEYIAEWFAERIAEKAGDNVRKIRVKIWEDPRSYAEVTLER
- a CDS encoding DUF134 domain-containing protein; this translates as MPRGMGGGRGRGRGRRRKMRMIGFVPEVRHFYPALPPMGQPKPPIFMTYEEFEALRLVDHEGLTQEEAGKRMGVSRGTVWRALSSARKKVAQMLVEGRELIILPQGNEIPKTPSEEEL